A genomic stretch from Anas platyrhynchos isolate ZD024472 breed Pekin duck chromosome 25, IASCAAS_PekinDuck_T2T, whole genome shotgun sequence includes:
- the KMT2A gene encoding histone-lysine N-methyltransferase 2A isoform X3 encodes MAHSGRWRFPARPGSGGWGRRGLGGSRLRVPAVRSLRTAEAAAAAGGEGGERGGGGPGSGGAAGSGGGGAAAPGSGGGGGGGGSGGPAAGVGPGFDAALQVSAAIGINLRRFRAACGAEAGSGEDEQFLGFGSDEEVKVQSPTRSPTVKSSPRKPRGRPRSSSDRSSAVLSDSSSVCSPSSKSETTPMEKVKKKELKSGEKRRGRPPTLTSVKFKLSQVKGTSDIQKGSKEEKESLKKIKRSPSTTFQQATKIKKLRTSKLSPLKSKFKPGAKLQIGRKSVQIVRRRGRPPSSERLKTSSTLVINSQLEKPQRIRKEKDGTPPLTKEEKTAVRQSPRRIKPVRIIPSTKRTDATIAKQLLQRAKKGAQKKIEKEAAKLQGRKGRTQLKNIRQFIMPVVSAISSRIIKTPKRFIEDEDYDPPIKISRLESTPNSRFSATSCGSSEKSSAASQHSSQMSSDSSRSSSPSVDTSTDSQASEEMQTLSEERSNTPEVHTPLPVSQSPENDNSDRRNRRFSITERSFGQRTAKKLSALPSVPQQQSSSSPPPPLLTPPPPLQPASSISDRTPWLMPPTIPLASPFLPTSAAPMQEKRKSILREPTFRWTSLKHSRSEPQYFSSAKYAKEGLIRKPIFDNFRPPPLTPEDVGFASGFSTPGATAPARLFSLHSGTRFDMHKRSPLLRAPRFTPSEAHSRIFESVTLPSSVGRTTTGTAATGVSSRKRKRKVFSPIRSEPRSPSHSMRTRSGRLSTSDLTTLTPQSSVSSSLTSISVSSLATSALNSTFTFPSHSLTQSGESAERSQRQRKQTSTPAEPFSSSSPAPLFPWFTPSPQTERGRNKDRATEELSKDKDADKSVEKDKSREKDREREKENKRESRKEKRRKGSEIQSSSALFPVGKMPKEKVVSEDVAASSSAKKTAGRRKSTAIDPVADVSTAALVDTTAIKTKTSKKGRGGLDKSDLDLSPTVPSLEKEKALRLSTPSSSTVKHSASSISSMLAQADKLPMTDKRVASLLKKAKAQLYKIEKSKSLKQADQPKAQGQESDSSETSVRGPRIKHVCRRAAVALGRKRAVFPDDMPTLSALPWEEREKILSSMGNDDKSSIAGSEEAEPLAPPIKPIKPVTRNKTQQEPPVKKGRRSRRCGQCSGCQVPEDCGVCTNCLDKPKFGGRNIKKQCCKMRKCQNLQWMPSKAYLQKQAKAAKKKEKKSKTNEKKESHSGKNQLDSGQKQTPPTILSREDNAIKKSSEPARKPVEEKHEDGNSSTPLLEPKQVPAPGARKTGKQTSQPVQLPPQPPSSGPLKKEAPKLTTSEPKKKQTPQPEIGTEQNKQKKIAPRPTFPVKQKPKEKEKPPPISKPESSTLNLLSTLTNGSSSKQKPPTDGVHRIRVDFKEDCEVENVWEMGGLGIVTSVPITPRVVCFLCASSGHVEFVYCQVCCEPFHKFCLEESERPLEDQLENWCCRRCKFCHVCGRQHQATKQLLECNKCRNSYHPECLGPNYPTKPTKKKKVWICTKCVRCKSCGSTTPGKGWDAQWSHDFSLCHDCAKLFAKGNFCPLCDKCYDDDDYESKMMQCGKCDRWVHSKCENLSDEMYEILSNLPESVAYTCINCTEQHPAEWRLALEKELQVSLKQVLTALLNSRTTSHLLRYRQAAKPPDLNPETEESIPSRSSPEGPDPPVLTEVSKQEEQQPLDLEGVKRKMDQGGYTSVLDFSDDIVKIIQAAINSDGGQPEVKKANSMVKSFFIRQMERVFPWFSVKKSRFWEPNKVTSNGMLPNAVLPPSLDHNYAQWQEREENNRTEQPPLMKKIIPAPKPKGPGEPDSPTPLHPPTPPISSSDRSREDSPELNPPPDVEDNRQCALCLKYGDDSANDAGRLLYIGQNEWTHVNCALWSAEVFEDDDGSLKNVHMAVIRGKQLRCEFCQKSGATVGCCLTSCTSNYHFMCSRAKNCVFLDDKKVYCQRHRDLIKGEVVPENGFEVLRRVFVDFEGISLRRKFLSGLEPENIHMMIGSMTIDCLGILNDLSDCEDKLFPIGYQCSRVYWSTTDARKRCVYTCKIMECRPPVIEPDINSTVEHDDNRTIAHSPVPLTETLSKDSRNAPEIVNPPSPDRPMHSQTSSSCCYPLVSKGLRIRTPSYPSTQRSPGSRPLPSAGSPTPVTHEIVTVGDPLLSSGLKSIGSRRHSTSSLSQQQSKLRMISPTRAGNTYSRHSVSSVSNTGSSSEHELSVKNTDRFVGSVNSGTTSAPVQSCSTSSSSQKTAATSGSKTYQADASQSSEVKHSSSSDLLAKSAPSKGEKMKTLTSKDPDYSAHIFASGGNSKMSTQPNSSSGTETNVKIGTFQESSGSFSSKETIPFQSLHQRGPRKDRDQHLEPVQPDKTALVDEMDVKTLKSAGVNSRSPAASEQAVSASRDRRQKGKKLAKESFKEKHSLKSLADPSQAVGSDEGNLKSEFGNQGLVTEQISQRLCNNIPAEKAGEKSPPSQGSSKGSAVPIEVASKESQAPRKRTVKVTLTPLKMENENQSKAAQQESDAEHQSAGAELAASSEPSSESPEDNSVVQESPNKAPAQESQNNAYENLPVQDNNLMLQDGTKAQEESSYKRRYPRRSARARSNMFFGLTPLYGVRSYGEEDIPFYSNSTGKKRGKRSAEGQVDGADDLSTSDEDDLYYYNFTRTVVPSNTEERLASHNLFREEEQCDLPKISQLDGVDDGTESDTSVTATTRKVNQVTKRSGKENGTENIKLDRTEETGEKVQVTKSPAVHKTDPKIDNCHSVSRVKTQGQDSLEAQLSSLETGRRAHASTPSDKNLLDTFNTELLKSDSDNNNSDDCGNILPSDIMDFVLKNTPSMQALGESPESSSSELLTLGEGLGLDSNRGKDMGLFEVFSQQLPTAEPVDSSVSSSISAEEQFELPLELPSDLSVLTTRSPTVPSQNHNRLAVISESSLSSSGERSILALPSTESGEKRVTVTEKSASSEGDTTLLSPGVDPSPEGHMTPDHFIQGHIDAEHIASPPCGPVEQGHGSNQDLTRNSGTPGIQVPVSPTVPLQNQKYVPNSTDSPGPSQISNAAVQTTPPHLKPAAEKLLVVNQNMQPLYVLQTLPNGVTQKIQLTPSVSSAQSVMETNASVLGPMGSGLTLTTGLNPSLPSSQSLFPPTSKGLLPMSHHQHIHPFSTASQTGFPPNIGSPSPGLLIGVQPPPDPQLLVSEASQRTDLGATASTPTAALGKKRPISRLQSRKNKKLAPSGTPSAIAPPDMVSNMTLINFAPSQISNHPLDLGTIANSTSHRTVPNIIKRSKSGVMYFEQTSLLPQSGTAAAVGTSPSVIGPDAGHLPTGPVSGLASSSSVLNVVSMQATAAPTTGGSVPSHVLGQSSVTLTSPGLLGDLGSISNLLIKASHQSLGLQEPHMTLPPGSGMFSQLGTSQTPSTAAMTAASSICVLPSAQSMSMTVAQSSAEPEGSYQLQHMTQLLASKTGIASSQLDLGAASATAQLSNFPQLVDVPSSTGLEQNKVSSSVMHASSASPGGSPSSGQQSASSSMLGPTKMKPKIKRIQPSLEKGNGKKHKTSHLWAGSSEAHVPDRGAVAVPQVSATRTPAVKADVQDAASIDQPSQKQCGQSAGQMSVLAEPQSTQASANEQENAGSKAIEEEESTFSSPLMFWLQQEQKRKECLGEKKPKKGLVFEISSDDGFQICAESIEDAWKSLTDKVQEARSNARLKQLSFAGVNGLRMLGIIHDTVVFLIEQLYGAKHCHNYKFRFHKPEEANEPPLNPHGSARAEVHLRKSAFDMFNFLASKHRQPPEYNPNDEEEEEVQLKSARRATSMDLPMPMRFRHLKKTSKEAVGVYRSPIHGRGLFCKRNIDAGEMVIEYSGNVIRSILTDKREKYYDSKGIGCYMFRIDDSEVVDATMHGNAARFINHSCEPNCYSRVINIDGQKHIVIFAMRKIYRGEELTYDYKFPIEDASNKLPCNCGAKKCRKFLN; translated from the exons GGAGAAAGTAAAGAAGAAGGAATtgaaaagtggggaaaaaagacGAGGAAGACCTCCAACACTTACTAGCGTGAAGTTCAAATTGTCACAAGTCAAAGGCACATCAGATATtcagaagggaagcaaagaagaaaaagagagtctGAAAAAGATCAAAAGGTCGCCATCCACTACGTTTCAGCAAGCAactaaaattaagaaattaagaaCTAGTAAACTCTCTCCACTAAAGTCTAAATTTAAGCCTGGGGCAAAACTTCAGATCGGGAGGAAAAGCGTTCAGATTGTGCGCAGGAGAGGAAGGCCACCGTCTTCTGAACGTTTAAAGACTTCCTCAACCTTAGTCATAAATTCACAGCTGGAGAAACCCCAAAGGATACGTAAAGAAAAGGATGGCACACCACCTctcacaaaggaagaaaagactgCTGTCAGACAGAGTCCGCGCAGGATTAAGCCTGTTAGGATTATACCTTCTACAAAAAGGACGGATGCAACAATTGCTAAGCAACTCTTGCAGAGGGCTAAGAAGGGGGCGCAAAAAAAGATTGAGAAAGAAGCAGCCAAACTGCAGGGCAGAAAGGGGAGAACCCAGCTTAAAAATATCCGACAGTTCATTATGCCGGTCGTAAGCGCTATCTCTTCACGGATTATTAAAACGCCCAAACGGTTCATTGAAGATGAAGACTATGACCCTCCTATTAAAATATCCAGACTAGAATCCACACCAAACAGCAGGTTCAGCGCTACTTCTTGCGGATCCAGTGAAAAATCCAGTGCTGCTTCTCAGCATTCATCTCAGATGTCTTCAGATTCCTCACGGTCCAGCAGCCCTAGCGTTGATACATCTACAGACTCTCAGGCTTCTGAGGAGATGCAGACGCTTTCTGAGGAACGAAGTAATACTCCAGAAGTTCACACACCTCTGCCTGTTTCTCAGTCCCCTGAGAATGATAACAGTGATAGGAGAAACAGAAGGTTTTCGATAACGGAAAGAAGTTTTGGCCAGAGGACTGCTAAAAAACTCTCAGCCTTGCCAAGTGTGCCGCAGCAGCAGTCGTcgtcctctcctcctccccctctgctcacTCCTCCCCCACCACTACAGCCCGCTTCCAGCATCTCAGACCGTACTCCTTGGCTCATGCCTCCTACCATACCGTTAGCCTCCCCCTTTCTTCCTACGTCTGCTGCACCAATGCAAGAGAAACGGAAATCAATTCTGCGAGAGCCAACGTTTAGGTGGACTTCTCTAAAGCATTCCAGGTCAGAACCACAGTACTTCTCATCAGCAAAATATGCCAAAGAGGGTCTTATTCGCAAACCAATCTTTGATAACTTCAGACCCCCACCACTAACACCGGAGGATGTTGGCTTTGCATCTGGCTTCTCAACACCAGGTGCTACAGCTCCAGCACGGCTGTTTTCTCTTCATTCTGGAACAAGATTTGATATGCACAAGAGAAGTCCTCTGCTGAGAGCTCCGAGATTCACTCCAAGCGAGGCCCACTCCAGAATCTTTGAATCTGTAACTTTGCCCTCGTCGGTTGGTCGAACCACTACAGGAACCGCTGCAACAGGTGTCTCTTCTAGGAAACGAAAGAGAAAAGTGTTTAGCCCTATCCGCTCAGAACCCAGATCTCCTTCGCACTCCATGAGGACAAGAAGTGGGAGACTTAGTACCTCTGACCTGACAACTCTCACCCCACAGTCTTCTGTATCTTCCTCATTAACTAGCATTTCTGTTAGTTCTCTTGCCACTAGTGCCTTAAATTCAacttttacttttccttcccattccctaACGCAGTCTGGGGAATCAGCAGAAAGAAGCCAGAGACAAAGGAAGCAGACTAGCACTCCAGCAGAGCCTTTCTCATCTAGTAGTCCTGCTCCTCTCTTTCCTTGGTTCACTCCAAGTCCCCAGACAGAGAGAGGCAGAAACAAAGACAGGGCGACAGAGGAACTGTCCAAAGATAAAGACGCTGATAAAAGTGTGGAGAAGGACAAGAgcagagagaaagacagagagagagagaaggagaacaAACGGGAgtcaaggaaagagaaaaggagaaaagggtcAGAAATTCAGAGTAGCTCTGCTTTGTTTCCTGTAGGTAAAATGCCCAAAGAAAAAGTTGTCAGTGAAGATGTTGCAGCATCATCTTCTGCAAAAAAAACTGCCGGGCGGAGGAAGTCTACAGCAATAGATCCCGTGGCAGATGTTTCCACTGCTGCTCTGGTAGATACAACAGccatcaaaaccaaaacatccAAGAAAGGTAGAGGGGGGTTGGACAAATCAGATCTGGACCTCAGCCCCACTGTGCCAtctttggagaaagaaaaagctctgcGTCTCTCTACTCCTTCATCAAGCACTGTTAAACATTCCGCTTCCTCCATCAGCTCTATGTTGGCTCAAGCAGACAAACTGCCGATGACTGACAAAAGGGTAGCCAGTCTtctgaaaaaagcaaaagcccAGCTGTACAAGATTGAGAAGAGCAAGTCCCTCAAACAAGCAGATCAGCCAAAAGCACag GGACAAGAGAGCGATTCATCAGAAACGTCAGTCCGAGGACCACGAATAAAACATGTTTGCAGGAGAGCAGCTGTTGCACTGGGTCGTAAGCGAGCCGTGTTTCCTGACGACATGCCCACTCTGAGTGCCTTACCATGGGAAGAGCGAGAGAAGATACTGTCTTCCATGGGGAATGACG ataaGTCATCAATAGCCGGCTCAGAAGAGGCAGAACCTCTTGCTCCACCTATCAAACCAATTAAGCCGGTAACCAGAAACAAGACACAGCAAGAACCGCCAGTGAAGAAGGGACGACGGTCAAGGCGCTGTGGGCAGTGTTCAGGCTGCCAGGTTCCAGAGGACTGTGGTGTCTGTACTAACTGTCTGGACAAACCCAAGTTTGGTGGGCGTAATATAAAGAAGCAGTGCTGCAA GATGAGGAAATGTCAGAATCTCCAGTGGATGCCTTCTAAAGCATATCTCCAGAAGCAAGCTAAAG CtgcaaaaaagaaagagaagaaatccaAGAcgaatgaaaagaaagaaagccatTCTGGAAAGAACCAGTTGGACTCTGGACAGAAACAAACTCCTCCAACTATTTTATCAAGAGAAGACAATGCCATAAAGAAGAGCAGTGAACCTGCTCGTAAGCCAGTTGAGGAGAAACATGAGGATGGGAATTCCTCTACTCCTCTGTTGGAGCCCAAACAGGTCCCTGCACCTGGTGCCAGAAAGACTGGCAAACAAACATCTCAGCCAGTAcagctccctcctcagccaCCAAGCTCAGGACCTTTGAAAAAAGAAGCTCCTAAGCTTACCACTTCTGAGCCTAAGAAAAAGCAGACTCCACAGCCAGAAATAG gcacagaacaaaacaaacagaaaaaaattgctccCCGTCCAACTTTCCCTGTGAAAcagaaaccaaaagaaaag GAAAAGCCCCCTCCTATAAGCAAGCCAGAAAGCAGCACGCTGAATTTGCTCAGTACTCTGACTAATGGGAGCAGTTCCAAGCAAAAGCCACCTACAGATGGAGTCCACAGAATCCGAGTGGATTTCAAG GAGGACTGTGAAGTGGAGAATGTTTGGGAGATGGGTGGGTTAGGCATCGTGACCTCGGTACCTATTACTCCCAGGGTGGTGTGTTTTCTCTGTGCCAGCAGTGGACATGTGGAG TTTGTGTATTGTCAGGTCTGTTGTGAGCCTTTCCACAAGTTCTGCTTAGAGGAGAGCGAGCGGCCCCTGGAGGACCAGCTGGAAAACTGGTGCTGTCGTCGCTGCAAGTTCTGCCACGTGTGTGGGAGACAGCACCAGGCCACCAAG CAGCTGCTGGAGTGCAATAAGTGCCGAAACAGCTATCACCCGGAGTGCCTGGGCCCAAACtacccaacaaaacccaccaagaaaaagaaagtttgg ATATGTACCAAATGTGTTCGCTGCAAGAGCTGTGGATCAACAACACCAGGGAAGGGGTGGGATGCACAGTGGTCTCACGACTTTTCACTGTGTCATGATTGTGCCAAACTCTTTGCAAAAG gaaattttTGTCCTCTCTGTGACAAATGCTATGATGATGATGACTATGAGAGTAAGATGATGCAGTGTGGAAAATGTGACCGCTGGGTCCACTCCAAATGTGAAAACCTTTCTG ATGAAATGTATGAGATACTCTCTAACTTGCCTGAGAGTGTAGCATACACCTGCATTAACTGTACAGAACAGCATCCTGCAGAATGGCGTCTTGCACTGGAAAAGGAGCTGCAGGTTTCTTTAAAACAGGTTTTAACAGCCCTGTTGAACTCTAGAACTACTAGCCACTTGCTGCGTTATAGGCAG GCAGCAAAACCACCTGATTTAAATCCTGAGACAGAAGAGAGCATACCATCCAGAAGCTCTCCTGAAGGTCCCGATCCTCCTGTCCTAACAGAAGTCAGTAAACAGGAGGAGCAGCAACCTCTGGATCTGGAaggagtaaaaagaaaaatggatcaAGGAGGTTACACTTCTGTG CTGGATTTTAGTGATGATATTGTGAAGATAATTCAAGCAGCCATTAATTCTGATGGAGGGCAGCCAGAAGTTAAAAAAGCCAATAGCATGGTCAAGTCCTTCTTTATTCGG caaatGGAGCGTGTTTTTCCATGGTTCAGTGTAAAAAAGTCCAGATTTTGGGAGCCAAATAAAGTAACAAGCAA TGGTATGTTGCCGAACGCAGTGCTGCCTCCTTCGCTTGACCATAATTATGCTCAGTGGCAGGAGCGTGAAGAGAACAACCGCACTGAACAACCCCCTCTGATGAAGAAAATCATTCCAGCTCCAAAACCCAAAGGACCTGGAGAGCCAGATTCACCCACTCCTCTACATCCTCCTACACCGCCTATCTCTA GTTCTGACAGAAGCAGAGAAGATAGTCCTGAGCTTAATCCACCTCCAGATGTAGAAGACAACAGGCAGTGTGCGTTGTGCCTGAAATACGGTGATGATAGCGCTAAT GATGCTGGACGTCTTCTGTATATTGGCCAAAATGAATGGACACACGTGAACTGTGCTTTATGGTCAGCAGAAGTGTTTGAAGATGATGATGGTTCTCTGAAAAATGTGCACATGGCTGTGATCCGGGGAAAGCAGCTG agATGTGAGTTCTGTCAGAAGTCAGGCGCTACAGTAGGCTGCTGCCTCACTTCCTGTACAAGTAACTATCATTTCATGTGCTCACGAGCCAAGAACTGTGTTTTTCTGGATGATAAGAAGGTTTACTGCCAGAGGCATCGTGATTTGATCAAAGGAGAG GTGGTTCCTGAGAATGGGTTTGAAGTTCTTAGGAGAGTTTTTGTGGATTTTGAAGGAATCAGTTTGAGAAGAAAATTTCTGAGTGGCTTGGAACCAGAGAACATCCACATGATGATTG GTTCAATGACAATAGACTGTTTAGGAATTTTGAATGACCTCTCAGACTGTGAAGATAAGTTGTTTCCCATTGGCTATCA GTGCTCCAGAGTGTACTGGAGCACAACAGATGCCAGGAAACGCTGTGTGTATACCTGCAAGATCATGGAATGCCGACCACCAGTCATAGAACCTGATATCAACAGCACTGTAGAACATGATGATAACAGAACAATTGCCCATAGCCCAGTTCCCCTTACAG AAACTCTATCCAAAGACAGCAGAAATGCACCTGAAATTGTAAACCCACCATCACCAGATCGTCCCATGCATTCTCAGACCTCTAGTTCCTGTTGCTATCCATTGGTCTCAAAGGGCCTTAGGATCAGGACACCAAGTTACCCCTCCACACAGAGGTCTCCTGGCTCTAGGCCTTTACCCTCTGCAG gGAGTCCTACGCCAGTGACCCATGAAATAGTTACAGTTGGAGATCCTTTACTGTCCTCTGGACTTAAGAGCATTGGTTCTAGGAGACATAGCACTTCTTCTTTATCACAGCAGCAATCAAAACTCCGTATGATTTCACCTACACGAGCTGGGAATACTTATTCCAGGCACAGTGTCTCTTCAGTTTCCAACACAGGGTCCTCTTCAGAACATGAACTGAGTGTAAAAAATACTGACCGCTTTGTGGGATCTGTGAATTCAGGTACCACAAGTGCTCCAGTTCAAAGCTGCTCTACCAGTTCAAGCTCCCAGAAGACAGCAGCTACAAGTGGAAGTAAAACTTACCAGGCAGATGCATCTCAGTCTTCAGAAGTAAAACATTCAAGTAGTTCGGATTTGTTAGCCAAAAGTGCACCTTCAAAGGGAGAGAAGATGAAAACACTGACCTCAAAGGACCCAGATTATTCAGCTCATATTTTTGCCTCTGGAGGAAACTCCAAAATGTCTACTCAACCAAACAGTTCATCAGGCACAGAAACAAATGTTAAAATAGGAACCTTTCAAGAATCTTCAGGATCATTTTCCTCCAAAGAAACAATACCTTTTCAGTCTTTGCACCAGAGAGGCCCTAGAAAAGACAGGGATCAGCACTTGGAGCCCGTACAGCCAGATAAAACTGCTTTGGTTGATGAGATGGATGTAAAGACATTGAAGTCTGCAGGGGTAAATAGCAGATCTCCTGCAGCAAGTGAGCAGGCAGTTTCTGCCTCTAGAGACAGGCgtcagaaagggaagaagtTAGCGAAAGAGAGTTTTAAAGAGAAGCATTCCCTGAAATCTCTTGCAGATCCAAGTCAAGCAGTAGGCAGTGATGAAGGAAACCTGAAATCAGAATTTGGTAATCAGGGCTTGGTGACTGAACAAATTAGTCAGAGGTTATGTAATAATATTCCTGCTGAAAAAGCTGGTGAGAAGTCTCCACCCTCACAGGGGTCCTCTAAAGGCTCTGCAGTGCCAATTGAAGTGGCTTCTAAGGAATCACAGGCACCTAGAAAACGCACTGTTAAAGTCACTCTGACACCTCTCaagatggaaaatgaaaaccagTCTAAAGCTGCACAGCAAGAAAGTGATGCTGAACATCAGTCTGCAGGGGCAGAACTGGCTGCTTCATCAGAGCCCTCGTCTGAAAGCCCAGAAGATAACTCTGTAGTTCAGGAAAGTCCAAATAAAGCACCAGCACAGGAATCTCAGAATAATGCATATGAAAATTTGCCCGTTCAAGATAACAACTTGATGCTTCAGGATGGAACTAAAGCTCAAGAAGAAAGCTCATACAAGCGGAGGTATCCACGGAGAAGTGCACGGGCGAGATCTAACATGTTCTTTGGATTGACACCTCTGTATGGTGTGAGGTCTTATGGAGAAGAAGATATTCCATTCTATAGCAACTCGACTGGGAAGAAACGAGGAAAGCGGTCTGCAGAAGGACAAGTGGATGGTGCAGATGACTTGAGTACATCAGACGAAGATGACTTGTACTACTATAATTTCACTAGAACAGTGGTTCCCTCGAACACCGAGGAGAGGCTTGCGTCCCATAACTTATTCAGGGAGGAGGAGCAGTGTGATCTTCCAAAAATCTCACAGTTAGATGGCGTAGATGACGGGACTGAAAGTGATACAAGTGTCACAGCCACAACAAGGAAAGTAAATCAAGTAACAAAAAggagtggaaaagaaaatggaaccGAAAACATAAAGCTGGATAGAACTGAAGAAACTGGGGAAAAAGTACAAGTCACAAAGAGCCCTGCAGTCCACAAAACTGATCCAAAGATTGATAACTGCCATTCTGTGAGCAGGGTTAAAACACAAGGTCAGGACTCTCTGGAAGCTCAACTGAGTTCGTTGGAAACAGGTCGTAGGGCTCATGCAAGCACACCTTCTGATAAGAACTTACTGGATACTTTTAACACAGAACTTCTGAAATCTGATTCTGACAATAACAACAGTGATGACTGCGGAAACATCCTGCCTTCAGACATCATGGACTTTGTGCTGAAGAATACACCGTCAATGCAGGCATTAGGAGAAAGTCCAGAGTCGTCGTCATCTGAACTTCTAACACTTGGAGAAGGTTTAGGGCTGGATAGCAACCGTGGCAAGGATATGGGTTTGTTTGAAGTATTTTCCCAACAGCTGCCAACAGCTGAGCCAGTGGATAGCAGTGTTTCTTCCTCCATATCAGCAGAGGAACAATTTGAATTACCCCTGGAACTTCCTTCTGATCTCTCTGTTCTGACGACTCGCAGCCCTACGGTGCCCAGCCAAAATCACAACAGACTTGCTGTAATTTCGGAGTCTTCACTGTCTTCTTCAGGGGAGAGGTCGATACTTGCATTGCCCTCCACAgaatctggggaaaaaagagtTACCGTTACAGAAAAATCTGCTTCCAGTGAGGGTGATACGACTCTTTTGAGTCCAGGAGTAGACCCAAGCCCTGAAGGACACATGACTCCAGACCACTTCATCCAAGGTCACATCGATGCAGAGCACATAGCCAGCCCGCCCTGTGGCCCAGTAGAGCAAGGACACGGCAGCAACCAAGATTTAACTCGGAACAGCGGGACCCCAGGTATCCAAGTGCCCGTGTCGCCCACCGTTCCCCTGCAGAACCAGAAATATGTTCCCAATTCCACAGACAGTCCCGGCCCCTCTCAGATTTCCAACGCTGCAGTGCAGACGACACCACCCCACCTCAAGCCAGCCGCAGAAAAACTGCTCGTGGTCAATCAAAACATGCAGCCCCTGTACGTCCTCCAAACCCTTCCCAACGGCGTCACTCAGAAGATTCAGCTGACACCTTCTGTTAGCTCAGCACAGAGCGTGATGGAGACTAATGCCTCAGTCCTGGGGCCCATGGGAAGCGGGCTCACGCTGACCACGGGATTAAATCCAAGCTTGCCCTCATCTCAGTCATTATTTCCTCCCACCAGCAAAGGATTGTTGCCCATGTCCCACCACCAGCATATACATCCCTTCTCCACCGCCTCGCAGACCGGCTTCCCACCGAATATTGGCAGTCCTTCACCAGGTCTTCTTATTGGTGTGCAGCCACCCCCTGATCCTCAGCTCTTAGTGTCTGAAGCCAGTCAGAGGACAGACCTCGGTGCCACTGCTTCGACACCAACTGCTGCCCTGGGCAAGAAACGGCCAATATCTCGTCTGCAGTCACGGAAGAACAAGAAGCTGGCTCCCTCTGGAACCCCCTCTGCTATAGCTCCTCCTGATATGGTCTCCAACATGACTTTAATTAATTTTGCTCCTTCCCAAATTTCCAACCACCCGCTGGATTTGGGCACCATTGCAAATTCAACATCCCATAGAACTGTCCCCAATATTATCAAAAGGTCCAAGTCTGGAGTAATGTATTTCGAGCAAACCTCTTTGCTCCCACAAAGTGGGACTGCTGCTGCAGTTGGCACATCTCCCAGTGTTATCGGGCCAGATGCTGGTCACCTTCCCACGGGGCCTGTATCAGGGCTGGCGTCAAGTTCCTCGGTGCTGAATGTGGTATCCATGCAGGccacagcagcccctactaCTGGCGGCTCGGTTCCTAGCCACGTGTTGGGACAAAGTTCGGTAACGTTGACCAGCCCTGGCTTGTTAGGGGACCTTGGTTCCATAAGCAACCTCTTGATCAAAGCCAGTCATCAGAGCCTTGGTCTTCAAGAGCCTCACATGACTTTACCTCCAGGTTCTGGGATGTTTTCGCAGCTGGGGACGTCACAAACTCCATCTACAGCAGCAATGACAGCTGCATCGAGCATCTGTGTTCTGCCTTCAGCACAGAGCATGAGCATGACAGTTGCTCAGTCATCTGCTGAGCCAGAAGGCTCTTACCAGCTTCAGCACATGACACAACTCTTAGCCAGCAAGACTGGAATCGCTTCCTCGCAGCTAGACCTCGGTGCAGCTTCAGCAACAGCTCAGCTGTCGAACTTCCCCCAGCTGGTTGATGTTCCCAGCAGTACTGGCCTCGAACAAAACAAGGTTTCCTCATCTGTGATGCATGCCAGTTCAGCATCTCCTGGAGGCTCCCCATCATCCGGTCAGCAGTCTGCGAGCAGCTCTATGCTCGGTCCCACAAAAATGAAGCCAAAAATCAAGCGCATTCAGCCGTCTTTAGAGAAAGGGAATGGAAAGAAGCACAAAACTTCTCACTTGTGGGCTGGTTCCTCTGAAGCACACGTTCCTGacagaggggctgtggctgtACCCCAGGTCTCAGCTACACG gaCTCCTGCTGTGAAAGCAGATGTGCAGGATGCAGCAAGCATAGATCAGCCATCACAGAAACAATGTGGCCAGTCTGCAGG GCAAATGTCAGTCCTCGCGGAACCTCAGTCAACGCAGGCTTCAGCAAATGAGCAAGAAAATGCAG GCTCAAAAGCTATTGAGGAAGAAGAGAGCACTTTCAGCTCCCCGCTTATGTTTTGGCttcaacaagaacaaaagaggaaagaatgTCTTGGTGAGAAGAAACCGAAGAAAGGTTTGGTTTTTGAGATATCAAGTGATGATGGCTTTCAAATCTGTGCAGAAAGTATTGAAG ATGCTTGGAAGTCACTAACTGACAAAGTTCAAGAAGCCCGTTCAAATGCCCGCCTGAAACAGCTATCTTTTGCAG GTGTGAATGGTTTGAGGATGCTGGGGATTATCCACGATACTGTTGTGTTTCTGATTGAGCAACTTTATGGAGCAAAGCACTGCCACAACTACAAGTTCAGATTTCATAAACCAGAGGAGGCCAATGAGCCGCCTCTGAATCCACATGGCTCTGCTAGGGCCGAAGTCCACCTGAG GAAATCTGCATTTGATATGTTTAATTTCTTGGCATCTAAACACCGACAGCCGCCAGAATACAACCCAAAcgatgaggaagaggaggaagtaCAACTGAAATCAGCCCG GAGGGCAACCAGTATGGACCTGCCAATGCCCATGCGATTCCGACACTTGAAGAAGACCTCCAAGGAGGCAGTTGGTGTTTACAG GTCTCCCATCCATGGCCGGGGCCTGTTCTGCAAAAGGAACATCGATGCAGGTGAGATGGTGATCGAATATTCGGGCAATGTCATTCGCTCCATCCTCACTGACAAACGAGAGAAGTACTATGACAGTAAG